One uncultured Draconibacterium sp. genomic window, AAGCCAGAACTAAAAAATTACAGGAAACCGAGTTGGAGTACCAGTCGATGGTTGAAAGTATCAACGATATGATCTTTCGTCTCGACATGAAAGGAATCATTACTTTTACCAATCAAATTGCACTCAAAATCATTGGATCCGAAGATGAAGTATTGGTTGGTAAGAATATATTTGAGTTCATAAATGTTGATGACCGGAAACGTATTTTCAAACATTTTGCAAAGCAATATTTACTTCGAAATTGTATAAATTATTACGAAGTTGAAATCAAATCGAGGTTTGGTCACAAAATATGGCTTAGGTTAAATGTTCAGTTTTCGGGAAACAGCTGTGAGTTTTGTTTAAAAAAACAAATGGCTTTGGTTGGCCTCGGGCAAGAAATTAAGGCTGATCATTCCTGTGCATTTTCTGAAATTATTGTGGTAGCCCACGATATTTCGCAACAAAAAATTGGTCAGGAGAAACTTGAAAAGAGTGAAAAACGATACCGGGAGCTAACCGAGTCCTTACCGGAAATGATTTGTGAAGTGGATAGAGACGGAACTTTAATTTATGCAAATCAATTCGCAATCAGTAAGTTTGGGTACACCAAAGAAGAAGTACTGAACAATAATTTCAACATCATAAATCTCTTTCCTGAAAAAAGCAGAAAACAAGTTTATACAAATATTGGCTTGATTGTAAATAATGGACAATCAACTTCAACTGAATACCAGGTTATAAAAAAGAATGGCGAATTATTAACTGTAATCGTTTATACTTCACCCATTTGGGATCAGGAAAAAGTAGTTGGCTTACGTGGTGTAATGTTTGATATTTCCTTGCGAAAACAGCACGAACTGGAAATTGCCAAAAACCTGGAACAACAAGTGCTTTTGTCGGAAATATCAGTTAGTTACAATGCTTTGTCCGATTTCGAAAACAGAACCAATCAGGTTTTAAAAAAGATAGGCGAATTTTTAAGTGTTAGTAGGGTATACATTTTCGAAAATAATGCCAGTGGTGAATTAACAAGTAATACCTACGAATGGTGTAACACCGGAATTGATGCGCAGATAGATGAATTACAGGACATACCTTACACTGTAATTCCTTCGTGGAAAAAAATGCTGAATGAAGACGGGATTGTTTTTTCGCAGAATATTGAAGAACTGCCAACAGATATTTATGAAATACTGGAGCCCCAGGGCATTAAATCCATTTTGGTTTTGCCGCTGAAAGATCACGGGAAACACATTGGATTTATGGGATTCGATGAGTGTGAAATAAATCGTACATGGAGTCCGTCGGAGATCGAACTATTACGTACCATTTCCAATCTGGTTTCGAATAATTTTCTTCGACAACGTATTCAGAACGAGTTGATTGAGAGTGAAAAGGAAAACAGGGTGATTATTGATTCTATTCCCGATGTAATTATTCATGCCAATAGCGACGGAAAGATTAAATCATTAAAATCGGCGCTTAATTCTAATTTGTCAAACCTGATTAAAAGCAAAGAGAGCGCTACCATTTTTGAAGCGTTTAACGAAACATTATCAAAACGTTTACTTGATGCCATTTCTGAATGTTTGAAAAAAGATAAATACCAATTTGAATTCAAAAATTTAAATTGGGATGAGTTTGAGTATTACGAGGCGCGTTTGGTAAAACTACTCACAAACGAGGTATTAATAATAATTCGCGATGTAACAGTAATAAAAGAGAACGAAAAACAATTACAGATTGCCAAAAACAAAGCAGAGGAAGCTTCGAAAATGAAGTCGCAGTTTTTAGCAAATGTTTCTCACGAAATACGCACCCCGCTGAATGCAATACTTGGATTTAGCCAGTGGTTGTTCGAAAATACTGACATTACCTTACACAAAGGATATTTGTCGTCGATAATAAACAGTGGACGTAATTTGCTCGATGTAATAAACGATATACTCGACCTTTCGAAACTCGAAACGGGATCGATAAATATTGAGTTGAATCCAATGAATTACAGGGAAGTTATTTCCGATGTAAAACTGGCATTTCAGGAAGAACTTGAACGTAAGGGTTTGCATTTTAATATAACTACCGATAAAGCCTTGCCGAATTATATTTTAATGGACGACCTGCGTTTTTATCAGATTATTTATAACCTGGTAAGCAATTCGGTAAAATTTACAGAAAAGGGATACATTCATGTTTTGGCGGTTGCCACTCAAACCAATGTGGAAGGTGAAATTGACTTAAGAGTATCTATTGAAGACACCGGAATTGGGATACAGGAAAGTAAGCTGAAATCAATTTTTGAATCGTTTGCGCAGGAAGACGGACAAAGTACCCGTAACTACGACGGAACCGGTTTAGGTTTGGCCATTGTTGAAGGTTTGCTTAAAAAGATGAATGGTTCGGTTCAGGTTTCAAGCAAGGAAGGAAAAGGAACCACGTTTACTATAACTTTTAGTGGTGTAAAAGTCGATAAGTCAGATTATACTGAAAAGCAGCTAAAAAGCGAAAAACAACAACCAATGTCGGAGTTGGGACCATGTAAAATAATGATTGTTGACGACATTGATTTTAACATTGAGGTACTTAAAGCTTTAATAAATTCCGATCAGGCGACATACATTGACGCATTCGACGGGAACGAAGCACTGGCAAAACTTCAAACAGTTGTTCCTGATATTATTTTTATGGATATAAGAATGCCGGGAATTGATGGATTTGAGGTAACGCGCATCATCCGAAATGATGAAAAATTGAAAGATATTCCAATCATTGCCTTCTCCGCATCTACTATCAAATCGAGGAAAGACATGATTGAACTTTTGTTTGATGATTTCTTGCAAAAACCTGTTTTCAAAAACGATGTTGAAGAAATACTCCGGAAATACATGGCTCCATTTCTTCAAACCAAAGGTGAAACAGGTTTGAAAGATGCCCAAAGCGATAATGAATTAACAGCCGCTTGTCTTGAAAAGTTACCAGAGGTAATTCAGGTACTGGAGCAAGAGTTTCTTCCCAAGTGGGAAACCATTAAAGATGGTTTGGTAATATACGAAGTGGAGAATTTTAAAAGCGAACTCTCTGAAATGGCCTATGACAAAGAGATTACACCTATTTCGGAATATTGCGTTGAGTTGGAACTTGGTCTGCAGTCGTTTGACATTGAATTGATTGAGAAACGATTGTCAGAATTCCCAAAACTTATCGAAAATCTAAAAGCAAAATCGATTTAGACCACTAGCCGGGGATTGCAGCTGGTTATTCCATTTCGTATTTTGTTTTTTTTGCTTACTCTTCCTCTTTGTATTTTGGAATTGTGAACCAAACTGTAGTACCTTCGCCCAGCGTGCTCTCAACGCCGATTTTTCCACCATTTACTTTTACAAACTCTTTGCACAGTACCAGTCCCAAACCACTTCCTTGCTCATTGTCGGTTCCGGTAGTAGAAACTTTGGAATCAATACAGAAGAGTTTACTTATGGTTTCGGGTTTAATACCAACCCCGGTATCAGTAACTTCTGTTCGTATAAAATCGCCGGTGTCTTCAGCACTTACCGTTATTTTACCTCCTTTGTTTGTAAATTTAATTGCATTAGCTATCAAATTCCGGATGATCAAAAGTACCATGTTCGAATCACCAACGATAACTTTATCTTCAGTTGCCGATGAGCTAAGTTGAATATCTTTTGCCTGGGCAATATCTTTTTGTTTTTCGCAAACTTCGATGAACAGATCTTTAATTGCAATTTTTTCGGGATTAAATTTAATTGCACCTGTTTGCGAGCGGGCCCATTTTAGCAGATCTTCCAGTAGTCCAAGTGTGTTTTTAGATGTTTTGGCAATGTCGTTTAAAAGCTCGTCAATTTCGTCCTGTGTTAAGTACTCGCGGTTCACCTGAATGAGTTCAACAAAGCTCATTATTATTCCAAACGCTCCTCGCAAATCATGCGACATAATGGAGAAAAACTTGTTTTTTGTGTTTACCTCTTCTTCAACAATCTGCTGTGCTTTTTTAAGCGAAAGATGCGTTTTTACACGGGCAAGTAACTCGCCGCCAATAAACGGTTTGGTAACATAATCAACCGCACCCAATTCAAAGCCTTTTACAATGTCTTCACTTTCTGTTTTTGCTGATAAAAATATTACAGGAATATCTTTGGTTTCAGGATTACTTTTTAAACGCTGACAGGTTTCGTGCCCATCCATCACCGGCATCATTACATCAAGTAATATTAAATCGGGATGAATTTTGGCAACCGTGTCGAGTGCCTGCTGGCCATTCATTGCAACAGCAAGTTCGCAATTAAATTTTGCAAGCAAAGTTCCTAATACCTGTATGTTTTTGGGGACATCGTCAACAATTAGAATGATGGGTTTTTTTGTTGTTTCCATTTGCACAATTCTTAACAATCTATACTTTTAAAAGTCTATCTTCATACCTGTTTACAATCTTTTCGAACTGATTGATGGTGCCGGGGAGTTTTTCCATATCCAGGTTGGCAACCTGTTCTTGTATGCCTTCGCTCCAGTTTGTAAGATCGGAAGCACTATATTTTGTTGCAACTTTTTGCACTCGAATTGCAAAGTCGCTAATTTCTGACAGAATAAATGTGTCGCGAATGGTTTCCCATCTGGGGTGTAAATCTGTTTTAACCTCTTCAATAAAATGGGGTAAACTAGCCATGAGCTCAGCAGTCATTTCCGGCTCAATCGAATTGTTCGTGTCTTGTTCGTTTGTGTTTGCCTGAAGTTTCTGGTGTTTTAAATGAATACTTAATTCAGAGATTAACTCTTTTCTCGAAAATGGTTTTCTCAAATACGCGTCAAATCCCGAGTTTAGTATTAATTCTTTTTCTTCTTTTAGTGCAGAAGCCGTGCAAGCTACAATGGGTATATTTTTATATTTTTCGTTTGCTTTCAGAATCGATGTTGCTTCAAAACCATCCATTACCGGCATTTTTAAATCCATCAGAATCAAGTCGGGGAGTGTTGAATCTACTTTATCCAGGGCTCGTTGCCCGTTTTCGGCCGTTTCAATCCTGAAATCATAATCTTCTATAAATTTGATAACAAGCTTTCGATTTATGGCAACATCATCAACAATCAGAATTGTAGCGGGTTCGAATACAATCTGGGCGTTTAAATCTTTTTGCTCAAAGGCTTCGGCATCACTTAAATCGCCAATCTCCAGGTTGTCAAATTTTACACAAAATTTACTGCCTTTATCCGGCTCGCTTTCCACCGATAAATTTCCGCCCATCATTGCCACCAAACGTTTTGTAATGGTAAGTCCAAGTCCGGTTCCGCCAAATTTATTAAGGTTCTGGTTTTTTTGCTGTTCAAAGGCTCCAAAAATATTTTCAATCTGGTCCTGCGGAATTCCAATACCTGTATCCTGAACACAAAAACTAACACTTTGTAATTTACTTTCTTCTGTTAACCGGTGGTTGGTTACGCTTAGTTTTACAAAGCCATTGTCGGTAAACTTCATGGCGTTTCCGATCAGGTTTATCAGAATTTGTTTTAGCCTGATGTCGTCAATTACAATTGCTTTTGGAATGGAAGGATCAATATCGATTATAAAATCGATTTGTTTCTCCTTCGATTTGTGCTTGAAAATTTGTCCAACATCGTTGATTAAGGATTTCAGGTTGGCTGATTGGTAGTTCAACTCAGTTTTTCCCGCTTCAATTTTCGATAAATCAAGAATGTCGTTAATAATTCCCAATAACGAACTTCCGCTGGATGATATTGCTGTGGCAAAGCCTTTTAGGGTTTTGTCCGTAATTTTGTTTTCCAGTATTTCTGCAAATCCAAGAATGGCATTCATGGGAGTACGAATTTCGTGGCTCATGTTAGCTAAAAATTCGCTTTTCGCTTTGTTTGCCATCACCGCTTCCTGTTTGGCCTTTTCAATGTCAATGGCTTTGTCTTCCAATTCGCGATTTAAAGCCACAACACCTTTGTTGGTTTCTTCCAGTTCCTGGTTAATGGTTTCAATTTCTTCGTTTCGTTCCTGTAATTTCTGAAGCAGAAAAACCAACTCGTTATTTTGCGAATTGATGGTGTCAACCATACTGGAATCGCCACGTTCCAATGTTTTCTGAAAAGCATTTTTAATGACAGTAAGACGTTTTCTGTCGAGGTGGGGGGCATAACGGGGCAGCCATTTGGCAATCGTTATCGTTGTTCCTTTGTCTTTTTCTGTTTCTATTTCAAAATCATCCATCAGGCGTTGCGATCCAATTAACCCAACACCCATTCCATTTTTCGAGTGAAAATTGCCATCCTGAATGGAATTCAGGTCTTCAATGCCTTTCCCTTTGTCTTTGAAAATTACGGCTATTCCCGATGTTTGCGCTTCCCGTTCCGCTAAAAAGAATTCGATGGTACCTGTTTGTGCATGTTCCAATATGTTTCTGCTAAGTTCGGAAACAGCTGTACCAATTCGGATACAGGTTGTTTTATCAAAGTTTATTTCCTGTGCAAGGAGCGAACCAAGATTACGTGCCCGAACTACATCCGATTCAAACTGAATCAGGATGGAACCGACACTATGAACTGTAGCGGATAATAAGAACGGTTGCGTCATCGTTATTTCTCGAAAAATTAGTAATTAAGTGCTCTGCATTTGCTTGCGGGTGTTTTGTCCAGTCCATCTCGTCGTAACGCCATCGGGAGGTAATTCCATCCGACGAAAAGTATAAAAAATCGCCGGGGTTAAAATTGAACTCAAACACTCTTGGTGTTCGCATGTTGTGGCCGATAATTCCTCCGAAAGACAACAGCGTTTTCTTTTCGTTTGATGAGCATACAAAACCTTCAATATTACCGATCCCGCTAAAGGATAATTTGTTTGAAACGGTATCGATAAGTGCCATTCCTGCCACAGCTCCCCGGGTTCCCCGAAGCGCATTGTTTACATGCGTCAGTATCGAATTTACAGGTTGCTCTGCTTTAAGTATGATCTGTTCTCTTGCCAGCTGTGAGGCAATGTGTGCTTCTTTTCCGTGTCCCAACCCATCGATAACAGCTGCAATGGTTTTACCGGCTGAAATGTGATTTACCACATAACAATCGCCGTTTAACACTTCTCCGGGTTTACTTCGCGATGAGGCTCCTATTTGTAAATCGCGATTGGTCCCGATCCACTTTTTTGATGGCACCCATTTAAGGGTTCTTATACAATTTGAATAGTTTTCGAAACCTGAAAGATGGTTTCCGTTTAGTAATGGCAAATCTTTTGGATTTAACTCAAAAATGTCGGAAAAACGACGGATGGAACCTAAGCCGATTCCAAGAGAAACTTTGTCGGAATAGCCATCTTTAATGGCCTTTTCCAAATCGGGAATCCCATTTCCGGAGTCGCAACACCAAACCTCAATGGCTTTTTGCTGGTCTTCTGTTTTTACTTCGCACACCAGTATTTTTCCTTTGCCACCACCGTGTTTTATTACATTGGTAACCAGTTCGGTAACCATTATTGCAATTTCACCGGTCTTAACTTCGTCGAAACCCAGTTGTTTGGCAAGGCTAACCGATTTTCTTCGGCAAATTCCTATATCCGATTCATTTTCTATCAGAAGTGTTAATATATGATCGCGACTTATCTCCATTTCATTACTCTAACCGTTGTGCCTTTGCCCTTTTCCGATTGAATTTCAAAGTGATCAACCAGGCGTTTGGTTCCCGGGAGTCCATATCCCATTCCCATTCCGGATGTATAACCATCACTCATTGCCAGCTCCATGTCTTCTATTCCGGGGCCCTCGTCAATACATGTTACTATAAGAGCTTGCTTGCCATTAATGTCTCCTCGTTCAATTACAACTTCTCCTCCTCCTGCATAATTGTACATATTTCGAAATAGCTCAGAAACAGCAGTTGTTATTCGGGTTTGTTCTACTATTCCCATGCGAGCTTCTTTTGCATGGTGACGAACAGTTTGCCGAACTTTAACAATATCGTGCTCGGTTATTACCGGATATCTGCCCAGTTCTTCCCAGCCGTTGTCAAAACCTATTGTGTTCATATGAAGGTGGTATTAAAAATCCTCGTCTTTAAGCCTTTCTTCGAGCATTTCTATGCCTTTCTCCATATTTAAAGCAGTATCTACTCCCGGCATTTCAAGCCCCAGCTCAACCAGAGTTATGGCAACTGCAGGCTGCATTCCAACTATAACAACGGCTGCATCCATAATAGATGCCATCGAAGCCATTCCTGAAAGCATCCGGCCAATAAATGAGTCAACCATTTCAAGTACTGATATGTCGATTAATACACCTTTTGCACCTGTTTTCTCAATCTCATTTAAAATTTGCGACTGCAGTTGAATAGCCAGTTTGTCGTGCATATCAACCTGTATAGAGACGATAAGGAAGTCACGAATCTTTATAATCGGTATTTTCTTTTCGTGGAAATCCATCCTGTTTTAATTTTCGTTGTGTTCAATGTCAGCTTTCTCTGTTTTTACTTTGCCTTCGATTAGCTGATTGTTTTTACGAAGTGCAAAAATCATTGCATCTTGTAAGGTGGCTTTGGTACGAATAACAGATAAATCGATACCAAGGTGTACAATGGTTTGTGCAATGGCAGGACTAATTCCGGAAATGATACATTCGGCTCCCAGTAAACGTGCTGATGTTACTGTTTTTAATAAATGGTTGGCAACCTGAGTATCAACAGTTGGTACACCGGTAATATCAAGAATTGATATGGTACAACCTGTATCTACAATTTTTTGCAACAGGTTTTCCATCATAATCTGTGTACGTTGACTGTCGAGTGTTCCAATTACCGGAAGAATTAGAATGTTATCCCATACTTTAGAAACAGGACTTGAGAGTTCGAGCAAGTCGTCTTGTTGTCGAACAATTGTACGTTGCTGTTCTTCAATTTTTCCCAATTTTTCTTCCAATTCAAGACGCATTTTTTTGCTCTGCTTCAACTCGTAAGTTAAGTCTTCAATCAGTATGTTAATTGCTTCTTCAACTCCGGTTAAATCATCTTCGATTTCCGATTCAACTCTACCGTCTAAATCCCCTGCTGCCACCGACGACAACACATCCTCAATGTGTTCAATTCGTTGCTGTGCATTTTTAAATGTAATATTTTCGCTCATCTCTATCGTTTGCTTTTTAACCAATTAATACCTTCTTCAACTGTTTTGAAAAAATTACCATTTGTTTTTAGGTTTCCCGTTTTTAATAAAACTTTGGCAATCATTCGGTTGGCAGCACTTCCTCCAATAAAAGCTACATCGGTAATTTGTGCGTCTCTTAACGACTGGTTGGAAAGTTCACGTGTTTCGCGGTTTTCAACTTTACTGGTTTTGCTAATTTGAATAACCATTTGTTTGTAGCGTTTCCCCTCTCCAAATTCCATCAGTTTTTTGTGTATAAAGGGAACGTCTGTTGTGAGGTAATCGCGGGTAAATTCCAGGTGTATGATCTCATCTTCCTGATCATACCATACTTTATGATCCATAATATATGTATTTTGTTGTGTGTATATTATCAAAAGTTGTTGTTTGTAATGTCCTGTGTTTTGATGCGGCAAAATAAGCTTCTATGTTTAAATGATGTCAAGCGTAAAGGTGTAATTTTAGGTTTCGTTTGCTGATTTTGCTACTTCAAAAAAGCTTAGCCTGCATCAGTAAATTGCTGAGTTGAAGTGGGGGGATTAAAAGTGGCACTAAAACAATGCCTTTTAATAAATGTTTGTGTAAGTTTGTTTAAGACTAATTTGCAGTGAAACAATTTGCTTCTATCATATTGATTATGTCGGTGTTAACCTTTCAGTTTTCGGAACTGCTTGTGTATGTTTCGTTTAAAATAAACCAGGATTATATTGCTAAAAATCTGTGCGTTGAAAAGGATGTTGAAGGTTCCACGTGTAAGGGGTGTTGTCATTTAAAGAAAAAAGTAAATGAGCAGCAGAAGCAAAAGGATAAATTGCCACTGAATGAATCGGAAAAACAAAACATTAACTTCTATGCGCACATTTGTAATCTGAGTATGGCGCTTAACGAAGAGCAGGTTGAATACTCAATAAAAAAACAGCCGGAATACTTTCAGATTTTCTGTTTTAAAATTTTTCATCCACCTAAAATTCAGCATTAATTTTTCACCCCAAATGTTCTTATTTATAACAATTTAATCATTTCAAAATGAAAATAAAACGTTTCATTTCTGGAATACGAGAGTACCATATTTTGCTGTTCTTTAGTTTAATGTGTTCGTTCTCGTATGCTCAGGAAAAAACCATTCAGGTAGTGGATGAAGAATCAAAAAAAGGCATTTCAGATGTTTATTTTCAATACGATAAAACCAGTGGATTTACCAACGAGAGTGGTGAGTTTAATCTTGAATACTTAGAAGGTGTAACACTTTTTTTATCGCACATTCAGTACGGGAAAATACCAGTGAGTACCGAAAGTATTGTTGAAGCTTTCCGAAGTGGAATATTAAGTATCAGGGAGGCAAGCAATTTTTTAATGCCGGTAACTTTGGTTCAGGTACAGCATGGCACGGGCGACAAGAGCAAACTCGATATTTCGGTGCAAAATAAACTGGCGCACGATGCAGGAAATTTACTGGAGGAGGTTCCGGGAATATCTAGCATTCGAAAAAGCGGTGCATATGGTTTCGATCCTGTTTTACGCGGCTTTAAATACGATCAGCTAAACCTGGTTTTGGATGGCGTACAGACAGCTTCTGCTGCTTGTCCAAACCGGATGGATCCGGCAGCAAGTCAAATTCCGATAAACATGATTTCGCAGGCTGAAGTTTTAAAAGGTCCACACGGTTTACGTTTTGGTAACGCCTTTGGCGGCACGATTAACTTTAAAAGCAGTGCACCCGATTTTAAACAAAAACCAACACCGCTTGGCCGCCTCGGAACCAGTTACGAAAGTAACGGTAAGATTTACCGAACCGAAGGAGTTGCCGGAGTTGCCGGAAAAAAAATCGACTTTAGATTATTTGGCTCCTATTCAAGCGGTGAAGATTACACCGATGGCGACGGAGTACAAATAGCAGCAAATTTTAATCGATTGAATTACGGCGGAAAATTGGCTTTCAAATTAAGCGAGACACAGGATTTGGGTGTGTTCGTATCGAATAATATTGCAAAAGATGTCGACTTTCCGGCTTTACCAATGGATTTGCGTGAGGATAATACATGGTTGTTTAATGCCAGTCATTCAGCAAGATTTTATGGCTCGTCGCTCACCTCGTGGAATACCAGTTTGTATGGTACAATGGTAAATCATTTAATGGACAACTTTGATAAGGTAATAGTCCCAAGAACAGTAGATGCCGAAACTGATGCCGAAACAACAAATTACGGTGGCCGTTCGGAAATGCGTTTTGATTTTGAAAACAGTCACTTGTTTGGTGGAGTAGATTATCGTTTTGAATCGGCAAAAGGATACCGGACGCGAAATATGTTAATGGGACCAATGGCCGGAAAAGTATTTACCGATAATGTTTGGCAGGATGCAGAAGTAAATCGGGCCGGATTATTTGGAGAATGGCACATTTCTCAGCCCGGGTTTCAGTTTGTTGTATCCGGACGTGTAGATATGAACAGCTCAAGTGCTAAAAATCCTGATCCGCGTTTTACTGCCATTTACGACGATCTGGAAGCCACACAGCTGCATCCTTCTGTCAGCGTAGGCGGAACACGATTGTTTAATCCAAAATTCTCGTTGGGTTTGTGGGTGGCAATGGCTACACGGAGTCCCGGAATAACGGAACGCTACATCAATCAGTTTCCGGTTGGTTTAGATCCGTACGAAATGTTGGGTAATCCCGAACTCGATCCGGAGGTTAACAATCAACTCGATTTGGTTTTTAAATACCAAACTCCTGCAGCCGGTGTTACAGTTAATTTATTTACGTCGGTATTGCGCAACTATATTTCGTCCGAAATACGGGATGATTTAAGCCCTGCATTGCCAACTTCGCCGGGTGTACGACAGTTTGTAAATATAAAGGATGCAACTATGGCCGGATTTGAAATGAGCTGGACACAGAAAATGGGAACGTTTTTAAGTCACGATGCCAGTTTGGTTTATACCTACGGTAAAAATAAGTTGGAAGATGAACCGCTGCCTGAAATTCCTCCGCTTGAGTTTCGTTATCGTTTAATGGGCAGCTTTTTAAACGACAAACTTCAACCTGAAATAATGTGGAGATCGGTGCAAAAACAAGATCGGATTGCCAGTTCGTATGGCGAAACAAAAACGCCGGGATTTAATGTGGTTGATGCAAAAATTTCGTGCTTGTTCAATAAATCCATCACTGCAACCGGTGGTGTTCAGAATTTATTTGATGAGGCGTATTACGAGCATTTGGCACGCTCGGTTCGCGGAGCAGAAACCCGGCCTATTTATTCCCCCGGCAGAAGTTTTTATGTGACATTAACATTTAGCTTTTTATAAAAAGCAAGGATTCCATTTCAATAAAGATGGAATCCTTTTCTTTTCCGAAACTTTCTTACTTTCGAACTGTTCAAATCATAAATACTTTTTTAATGACTTCAAAATTCCTGCTAATTTTAATTGTAATGGCAATACATATTGGAGCACAAGCTCAAATAGCTGATAAAATCAAAAAAGAAGCACAAAAACAGGCAGAATATTCGTTTGAACTGTGTAAACATTTGCATCAAAATCCGGAATTATCATTTCAGGAATTTGAAACTGCAAAACGAATGGCGAAAGAACTGTATGAGCTTGGTTTTGAGGTGACCGAAAATTTTGGTGGGAACAGCGTTGTTGGTGTTTTCAGAAATGGCGATGGTCCCACTGTTTTATTACGCACCGATATGGATGCTTTGCCCATTGAGGAAAAAACTGCTTTGCCATTTGCGAGTACAAAAACCGCTGATTTAAATGGCGATGATGTTGCTGTAATGCATGCCTGCGGACACGACATACATATGTCGACATGGACAGGAACAGTGCGCACATTAATGGCTTTAAAAGAGGAATGGAAAGGGACACTGGTAGTGATTGCACAGCAGGCCGAAGAGTATAGTGGTGGCGCTGGAGAAGCCATTGAAGCCGGATTATTCAAAAAATTTCCAACACCCGATTACGCATTGGCTTATCATATTAATCCTGAATTGGAAAGTGGACAGATAGGTTTGGTAGGAGGACCTGTTTTTGCAGGTGTAAAAACCACTGAAATTACTGTTTTCGGGAAAGGTGGGCATGGTGCTTATCCACAAAAATGCATCGATCCGATTGTTATTGCTTCGAGGATTGTTATGGACCTGCAAACCATTGTAAGTCGCGAAATAAGTCCGCTGGAGCCTGTTGTTGTTACTGTTGGTTCCATTCATGGTGGTACTCGCCCAAATATAATTCCTGATGAGGTTAATTTGGAACTTACGCTTCGTTATTATTCAGAAGAGGCCATTGAGCAGGTAATTGCAGCAATAAAACGCATTAGTAATTCAGCAGCAAAAGCTGCCGGCGTGCCCGACGATAAAATGCCTCTTGTTTTTGTATCACCGGTTGAAACTCCGCCGGTGTTAAATAACGATATGTTAAGTAATCAATTGCAGAAAGCTGCTTCGGGATTAATTGGGTTGGAAAATATTATTAAAACATCG contains:
- a CDS encoding ATP-binding SpoIIE family protein phosphatase, yielding MEISRDHILTLLIENESDIGICRRKSVSLAKQLGFDEVKTGEIAIMVTELVTNVIKHGGGKGKILVCEVKTEDQQKAIEVWCCDSGNGIPDLEKAIKDGYSDKVSLGIGLGSIRRFSDIFELNPKDLPLLNGNHLSGFENYSNCIRTLKWVPSKKWIGTNRDLQIGASSRSKPGEVLNGDCYVVNHISAGKTIAAVIDGLGHGKEAHIASQLAREQIILKAEQPVNSILTHVNNALRGTRGAVAGMALIDTVSNKLSFSGIGNIEGFVCSSNEKKTLLSFGGIIGHNMRTPRVFEFNFNPGDFLYFSSDGITSRWRYDEMDWTKHPQANAEHLITNFSRNNDDATVLIIRYSS
- a CDS encoding anti-sigma regulatory factor, encoding MNTIGFDNGWEELGRYPVITEHDIVKVRQTVRHHAKEARMGIVEQTRITTAVSELFRNMYNYAGGGEVVIERGDINGKQALIVTCIDEGPGIEDMELAMSDGYTSGMGMGYGLPGTKRLVDHFEIQSEKGKGTTVRVMKWR
- a CDS encoding STAS domain-containing protein, with translation MDFHEKKIPIIKIRDFLIVSIQVDMHDKLAIQLQSQILNEIEKTGAKGVLIDISVLEMVDSFIGRMLSGMASMASIMDAAVVIVGMQPAVAITLVELGLEMPGVDTALNMEKGIEMLEERLKDEDF
- a CDS encoding STAS domain-containing protein — its product is MSENITFKNAQQRIEHIEDVLSSVAAGDLDGRVESEIEDDLTGVEEAINILIEDLTYELKQSKKMRLELEEKLGKIEEQQRTIVRQQDDLLELSSPVSKVWDNILILPVIGTLDSQRTQIMMENLLQKIVDTGCTISILDITGVPTVDTQVANHLLKTVTSARLLGAECIISGISPAIAQTIVHLGIDLSVIRTKATLQDAMIFALRKNNQLIEGKVKTEKADIEHNEN
- a CDS encoding TonB-dependent receptor, coding for MKIKRFISGIREYHILLFFSLMCSFSYAQEKTIQVVDEESKKGISDVYFQYDKTSGFTNESGEFNLEYLEGVTLFLSHIQYGKIPVSTESIVEAFRSGILSIREASNFLMPVTLVQVQHGTGDKSKLDISVQNKLAHDAGNLLEEVPGISSIRKSGAYGFDPVLRGFKYDQLNLVLDGVQTASAACPNRMDPAASQIPINMISQAEVLKGPHGLRFGNAFGGTINFKSSAPDFKQKPTPLGRLGTSYESNGKIYRTEGVAGVAGKKIDFRLFGSYSSGEDYTDGDGVQIAANFNRLNYGGKLAFKLSETQDLGVFVSNNIAKDVDFPALPMDLREDNTWLFNASHSARFYGSSLTSWNTSLYGTMVNHLMDNFDKVIVPRTVDAETDAETTNYGGRSEMRFDFENSHLFGGVDYRFESAKGYRTRNMLMGPMAGKVFTDNVWQDAEVNRAGLFGEWHISQPGFQFVVSGRVDMNSSSAKNPDPRFTAIYDDLEATQLHPSVSVGGTRLFNPKFSLGLWVAMATRSPGITERYINQFPVGLDPYEMLGNPELDPEVNNQLDLVFKYQTPAAGVTVNLFTSVLRNYISSEIRDDLSPALPTSPGVRQFVNIKDATMAGFEMSWTQKMGTFLSHDASLVYTYGKNKLEDEPLPEIPPLEFRYRLMGSFLNDKLQPEIMWRSVQKQDRIASSYGETKTPGFNVVDAKISCLFNKSITATGGVQNLFDEAYYEHLARSVRGAETRPIYSPGRSFYVTLTFSFL
- a CDS encoding amidohydrolase, with product MTSKFLLILIVMAIHIGAQAQIADKIKKEAQKQAEYSFELCKHLHQNPELSFQEFETAKRMAKELYELGFEVTENFGGNSVVGVFRNGDGPTVLLRTDMDALPIEEKTALPFASTKTADLNGDDVAVMHACGHDIHMSTWTGTVRTLMALKEEWKGTLVVIAQQAEEYSGGAGEAIEAGLFKKFPTPDYALAYHINPELESGQIGLVGGPVFAGVKTTEITVFGKGGHGAYPQKCIDPIVIASRIVMDLQTIVSREISPLEPVVVTVGSIHGGTRPNIIPDEVNLELTLRYYSEEAIEQVIAAIKRISNSAAKAAGVPDDKMPLVFVSPVETPPVLNNDMLSNQLQKAASGLIGLENIIKTSPEMVGEDFGKYGRTAENVPICLIWLGSTSQEEMKKLNAERKKPYPLHSPRLNPDYKNTIETGIVVMTGNVIELLKK